The Methanolacinia petrolearia DSM 11571 genome has a segment encoding these proteins:
- a CDS encoding class I SAM-dependent methyltransferase, whose protein sequence is MDSANNRSHNCRTGERDHHRGRGPTSFWMQDPELIFTELDLKHGDVFLDLGCGTGDYSICAAEEIGESGIVYAADINRNLIDDLLENSGQLGLNNIKGVISDIHETLPFEDSSIDVCLISTVLHSVDLENCGKALFTEIARILKPQGRLFVIECKKEETGFGPPLQMRLSPEAIKSYASSCGLNWISMTDLGYNYMIRFSPEEGP, encoded by the coding sequence ATGGATTCTGCTAATAATCGCTCTCATAACTGCCGGACGGGTGAGAGAGATCACCACCGTGGAAGAGGCCCGACCAGCTTCTGGATGCAAGATCCCGAACTTATTTTTACGGAACTGGATTTAAAGCATGGAGACGTCTTTCTCGATCTCGGGTGCGGTACCGGCGACTACTCGATCTGTGCCGCCGAAGAGATCGGAGAATCGGGCATCGTTTATGCTGCGGACATAAACCGGAACCTGATAGACGACCTGCTCGAAAATTCAGGACAACTCGGGTTGAACAACATAAAAGGAGTCATAAGCGATATCCACGAAACCCTGCCGTTTGAAGATTCTTCAATAGATGTATGCCTGATCTCGACGGTTCTTCACTCGGTAGATCTTGAAAACTGCGGGAAAGCTCTATTCACCGAAATCGCCAGGATATTAAAACCGCAGGGACGTCTGTTCGTGATCGAATGCAAAAAGGAAGAGACCGGTTTCGGTCCCCCGCTCCAGATGCGGCTCTCACCGGAAGCGATTAAATCTTATGCATCTTCCTGCGGCTTAAACTGGATCTCAATGACGGATCTCGGCTATAATTACATGATTCGATTCTCACCGGAAGAGGGGCCGTAA
- a CDS encoding ABC transporter substrate-binding protein has protein sequence MKQAMFLILVILLIFAAVPGCTQTGGTGDIQQVSDDDYRIVTDSRGVEVKLPVDIERVATVSDGLIEEVMYILGVDDRIVAIGSEGLLSSAKSGYSYPLDDGTNVTAAGGNNVATVLSPGLDDLPLFVDYGVAMNYETLAAADPDVVILRLGSSAFLSCEDENAEKSIEKIESLGIPVVVLYSPNCYEDSDPTAISDEIEIIGRVFGKEDEAEDIAAILESMKNDIQERTASVGEDEKKDVLVLGLSSSYRTETAAGIAWGLKTTESYMIENLINARNAFRSDAGSFQVINTEQILSMDPDVIILGTASGYHPPGELYNATYYKNLRELRAVKDHNVSSLPYAPRNAAKRLEYPIDLMVTAKAVYPELFEDIDLNEWILSFYQDVYGVDSGKAAELRSAQLMDWCIGE, from the coding sequence ATGAAGCAGGCGATGTTCTTAATCCTCGTAATCCTCCTGATCTTTGCAGCCGTTCCGGGTTGCACGCAGACCGGCGGAACCGGGGATATCCAACAGGTTTCCGATGATGACTACAGGATTGTCACCGACAGCAGGGGAGTCGAAGTAAAACTACCCGTCGATATCGAAAGGGTTGCAACGGTATCCGACGGTCTCATCGAAGAAGTGATGTACATTCTCGGAGTCGACGACAGGATCGTCGCCATCGGATCGGAAGGCCTTCTTTCATCCGCAAAATCCGGGTATTCATATCCACTTGACGACGGGACGAATGTAACCGCTGCCGGAGGGAACAATGTCGCAACAGTTCTTTCACCGGGGCTGGACGACCTTCCCCTCTTCGTCGATTACGGCGTTGCCATGAACTACGAAACTCTCGCGGCTGCCGATCCCGATGTAGTCATCCTTCGTCTCGGCAGTTCCGCATTCCTTTCATGCGAGGATGAGAATGCAGAGAAGAGCATCGAAAAGATTGAGTCGCTCGGAATACCGGTAGTCGTCCTCTACAGCCCCAACTGCTATGAAGATTCAGATCCTACAGCGATATCCGACGAGATCGAAATAATCGGCCGGGTCTTCGGGAAAGAAGACGAAGCAGAAGATATTGCAGCAATCCTTGAATCGATGAAGAACGACATACAGGAAAGAACCGCATCCGTCGGCGAAGACGAGAAAAAAGACGTCCTCGTACTCGGCCTCTCATCCTCGTACAGGACGGAGACCGCGGCAGGAATCGCATGGGGACTGAAAACGACCGAGTCCTACATGATTGAAAACCTGATAAATGCAAGGAATGCATTCCGCTCCGATGCAGGGAGTTTCCAGGTTATCAACACGGAACAGATCCTTTCCATGGACCCCGACGTAATAATTCTCGGGACCGCATCAGGATATCACCCGCCGGGAGAACTCTATAATGCGACCTATTACAAGAACCTCCGTGAATTGCGGGCCGTTAAAGATCATAACGTTTCATCGCTCCCATACGCACCAAGGAACGCCGCAAAAAGACTGGAGTATCCCATCGACCTGATGGTGACGGCAAAAGCGGTGTATCCCGAACTCTTCGAAGATATCGATCTCAACGAATGGATTCTTTCATTCTACCAGGATGTCTACGGGGTCGATTCCGGTAAAGCGGCCGAACTGCGTTCCGCACAGCTTATGGACTGGTGTATCGGTGAGTAA
- a CDS encoding FecCD family ABC transporter permease — protein sequence MTETTEFRQHITDLGYDIKNGFVEGRKIAVLLVIFFILIISASVAVILGTYDITIPEVARTILTHLTFGNVEEIPKTQDTIIWDIRLPRVLLAIFVGGALAISGAVFQGVFRNPLVEPYILGVSSGAAFGAALAIVFPAIFFSVQLSAFAFGSMAVGMAYLLSRVRGETPVVTLVLAGIIIGSIFSALVSLLKYISDDSALREIVFWLMGGFYYASWSDVSLLAPAVVICLIIIWILGWKLNILSMGDEEAITLGINPEKYKLILIALATAITAFAVSFVGIIAWVGLMMPHASRLILGPDNRFVIPAAFMMGGFYLIVCDTLARTLTSAEVPVGIIASILGAPYLCYLLRNKGKEIFG from the coding sequence ATGACCGAAACCACGGAGTTCAGGCAGCATATAACAGACCTGGGATATGATATAAAGAACGGGTTTGTCGAAGGGAGAAAGATAGCGGTTTTACTTGTTATCTTCTTCATTTTAATTATATCCGCATCGGTTGCCGTAATTCTCGGTACCTACGACATAACGATTCCGGAAGTCGCCCGGACCATCTTAACGCACCTCACCTTCGGGAACGTCGAAGAAATCCCGAAAACACAGGACACGATTATATGGGATATCAGGCTTCCGAGAGTTCTTCTTGCTATATTCGTTGGCGGAGCTCTCGCAATCTCGGGCGCAGTCTTCCAGGGTGTGTTCAGGAATCCGCTCGTCGAGCCGTATATCCTGGGTGTTTCGTCAGGTGCTGCATTCGGTGCGGCTCTCGCGATCGTTTTCCCTGCAATATTTTTCTCGGTTCAGCTCTCCGCATTTGCATTCGGATCTATGGCAGTCGGCATGGCATACCTGCTCTCGCGTGTAAGAGGTGAAACCCCGGTCGTAACGCTTGTGCTTGCGGGAATTATAATCGGGTCCATCTTTTCCGCACTGGTATCCCTGCTGAAGTACATCTCGGACGATTCGGCACTGAGAGAGATCGTCTTCTGGCTCATGGGCGGATTTTATTATGCGTCATGGAGCGACGTATCGCTACTCGCTCCGGCCGTCGTCATATGCCTTATTATAATCTGGATACTGGGCTGGAAACTGAATATCCTGTCAATGGGAGACGAAGAGGCAATTACTCTCGGGATAAACCCGGAAAAATACAAACTCATATTAATCGCACTTGCGACGGCAATTACCGCATTTGCAGTATCTTTCGTAGGAATTATTGCATGGGTGGGGCTCATGATGCCTCATGCATCGAGGCTGATCCTCGGCCCTGACAACAGGTTCGTGATCCCCGCCGCATTCATGATGGGCGGATTCTACCTGATAGTCTGCGATACACTTGCAAGAACTCTTACAAGTGCCGAGGTCCCCGTGGGAATCATCGCTTCGATCCTCGGGGCCCCGTACCTGTGCTATCTCCTTAGAAACAAAGGAAAAGAGATATTCGGGTGA
- a CDS encoding ABC transporter ATP-binding protein produces MIDADDIRFSYGNHPVLSGVSFHVDEGELCGLFGPNGAGKTTLFRCCLGFLELQGGRISINGEPTTGKRIEDLAKIVSYVPQEHKPPFPYLVKEIVLMGRTPHMGGIFGLKRRDKEIAMDNLDILGIPDLSDRPYNQLSGGQRQMVLMARALAQDTPVLFLDEPTSSLDFQNQMKIWRLMREIAEDGKTIIACSHDPNHVSWFCDRVVVIGNGGVVANGAPSDVICEDVLSKIYGNSCSVSTVDNIRIVIPGDLLRKNETAKKLSRFG; encoded by the coding sequence ATGATCGACGCAGACGATATTCGATTCTCGTACGGCAACCACCCTGTTCTCTCCGGCGTCTCTTTTCACGTGGACGAAGGAGAACTCTGCGGACTCTTCGGGCCCAACGGTGCAGGCAAGACGACACTTTTCAGGTGCTGCCTGGGATTTCTGGAATTGCAGGGAGGAAGGATCTCCATCAACGGTGAACCGACCACCGGCAAAAGAATTGAAGACCTGGCAAAGATCGTATCCTATGTCCCGCAGGAGCATAAACCGCCGTTCCCGTATCTTGTAAAGGAGATCGTTCTCATGGGCAGGACTCCCCACATGGGAGGAATATTCGGCTTGAAACGAAGAGACAAGGAGATCGCAATGGACAATCTTGATATCCTGGGGATCCCGGATCTCTCCGATCGGCCCTACAATCAGCTCTCGGGCGGCCAGCGCCAGATGGTCCTGATGGCACGGGCGCTTGCACAGGATACTCCGGTACTATTTCTCGACGAACCGACAAGCTCTCTTGATTTTCAGAACCAGATGAAGATCTGGAGACTGATGCGTGAGATCGCAGAGGACGGAAAGACAATCATCGCATGCAGCCACGACCCGAACCATGTATCCTGGTTCTGCGACAGGGTGGTGGTAATAGGAAACGGCGGAGTTGTTGCGAACGGTGCACCTTCGGACGTTATCTGCGAGGATGTCCTGTCAAAGATCTACGGGAACAGCTGTTCGGTTAGCACTGTCGACAATATCAGGATTGTGATACCCGGCGATCTCCTGCGGAAAAATGAAACTGCTAAAAAATTATCGCGTTTTGGTTAG
- the carB gene encoding carbamoyl-phosphate synthase large subunit, with amino-acid sequence MPRREDIKKVILIGSGPIQIGQAAEFDFSGSQACRALREEGVEVVLVNSNPATIQTDPDTADVVYVEPLKAGIIAKIIEKEKPDGILSGMGGQTGLNLTAELAEMGALEDVEILGTPLEAIYKGEDREKFRDLMNDIGEPIPRSMILRSMDQLDNALEIVGLPAIIRPAYTLGGAGGGVAHTPEELRKIVEIGLQRSRIHQVLIEESVMGWKEIEYEVMRDSFDTCLIVCGMENVDAMGIHTGESVVVAPILTLTDEEFHLLRTAAIKIIRALDVQGGCNIQMAFKDGDYRIIEVNPRVSRSSALASKATGYPIARVAAKIAIGLRLDEIMNSVTGCTPASFEPSIDYVVVKIPRWPFDKFKNADRTLTTAMKSTGEVMSIGRTLEEAFMKAMRSLDTDINSHTDKDEIRMLLQNPTDERFGCLFDAFRQGFTVEEVSALTFIDVFFLQKIENLVEIEKKLKSGSVSEDDIRNAVHYGFSVTEIGELTGKPEKEIEAIAGLPVYKLVDTCAAEFPAKTPYFYSTRDEGCEIDRDGKQKILILGSGPIRIGQGIEFDYCTVHAVMALREEGIEVHIVNNNPETVSTDFDTSDRLFFEPMKLEDVMNILRKDDYYGVMVQFGGQNSVNLATSIEEKIKEYGLKTKILGTSPAAMDLAEDRDQFSRLLERLDIPSPANGSAHSETEAMQVAKKIGYPLLVRPSYVLGGRAMELVHDDIELRNYIKEAVKVSRKHPVLLDSFLQNAIEIDVDAVCDGEDVLIGGIMEHIEEAGVHSGDSACVIPSQSLSKNVIATVKDYTRKLALGIGVVGLINIQYAVKDEVVYVLEANPRASRTVPFVSKATGIPLAKIAARVMTDGKLKTYGITEKKLSHVSVKEVLLPFNKLPGVDITLSPEMKSTGEVMGIDYDFGRAYYKACISAENQLPLEGKVFISAGSEFKQDFVPIAKKLCSLGLSIVGTKGTVETLRENGIEADLVRKVQEGSPNVIDFMRRGEINLIINTPSGKYSRQDHMQIMRAALDYNTPYITTIQAAKAAAMAIESMKKGDITIEPLSHYHEN; translated from the coding sequence ATGCCGCGGCGTGAAGATATCAAAAAGGTAATACTGATCGGCTCCGGCCCGATCCAGATCGGCCAGGCGGCCGAGTTCGACTTCTCCGGTTCGCAGGCATGCAGGGCATTGAGGGAGGAGGGCGTAGAGGTCGTCCTCGTCAACTCCAATCCTGCAACCATACAGACCGATCCCGATACGGCTGACGTTGTGTACGTCGAGCCGCTGAAGGCAGGGATAATCGCGAAGATCATCGAGAAGGAGAAGCCGGACGGAATTTTAAGCGGAATGGGCGGCCAGACCGGCCTGAACCTTACCGCCGAACTCGCGGAGATGGGTGCACTGGAGGATGTCGAGATCCTCGGAACCCCACTCGAAGCGATCTATAAGGGCGAGGACAGGGAGAAGTTCCGCGATCTCATGAACGATATCGGCGAGCCGATACCGAGGAGCATGATCCTCAGGTCGATGGACCAGCTCGACAATGCGCTCGAGATCGTCGGCCTTCCGGCGATCATCCGTCCTGCGTATACTCTCGGCGGTGCCGGCGGTGGTGTCGCACATACTCCCGAGGAGCTGAGGAAGATCGTCGAGATCGGCCTCCAGCGCTCGCGTATTCACCAGGTTCTTATCGAAGAGAGCGTCATGGGATGGAAGGAGATCGAGTACGAGGTCATGAGGGACTCGTTCGATACCTGCCTGATTGTCTGCGGTATGGAGAACGTAGACGCGATGGGCATACACACCGGGGAGAGCGTCGTCGTCGCCCCGATCCTGACCCTTACCGACGAGGAGTTCCATCTCCTGAGGACGGCCGCGATAAAGATCATCCGTGCACTCGACGTCCAGGGCGGATGCAACATCCAGATGGCGTTCAAGGACGGGGACTACAGGATCATCGAGGTCAACCCGCGTGTATCGAGGTCTTCAGCCCTCGCATCGAAGGCGACCGGCTACCCGATCGCAAGGGTTGCGGCGAAGATCGCGATCGGTCTCAGGCTCGACGAGATCATGAACTCTGTCACGGGCTGCACCCCGGCATCGTTCGAACCGTCTATCGATTACGTGGTCGTGAAGATCCCGAGGTGGCCTTTCGACAAGTTCAAGAATGCCGACCGGACGCTTACTACCGCTATGAAGAGCACTGGCGAGGTAATGTCAATCGGGAGGACGCTCGAAGAGGCGTTCATGAAGGCGATGCGTTCGCTGGATACGGATATCAATTCGCATACCGACAAGGACGAGATCCGGATGCTTCTCCAGAACCCGACCGACGAGAGGTTTGGCTGCCTCTTCGACGCATTCAGGCAGGGTTTCACTGTGGAGGAGGTATCGGCCCTTACGTTTATCGACGTATTCTTCCTCCAGAAGATCGAAAACCTCGTGGAGATCGAGAAGAAGCTCAAGAGCGGAAGCGTATCAGAAGACGACATCCGCAACGCGGTTCACTACGGATTTTCTGTGACCGAGATCGGCGAGCTGACCGGAAAGCCGGAGAAGGAGATCGAAGCGATCGCAGGGCTGCCGGTTTACAAACTGGTCGATACCTGTGCCGCAGAGTTCCCTGCAAAGACCCCGTACTTCTACTCGACAAGGGACGAAGGCTGCGAGATCGACAGGGACGGAAAGCAGAAGATCCTGATACTCGGTTCGGGCCCGATCAGGATCGGACAGGGAATCGAGTTCGATTACTGTACCGTTCACGCGGTAATGGCGCTCCGTGAAGAAGGAATCGAGGTTCATATAGTCAACAATAATCCGGAGACCGTCTCCACAGACTTCGACACCTCCGACCGTCTCTTCTTCGAGCCGATGAAGCTCGAGGATGTCATGAACATTCTCAGGAAGGACGACTATTACGGTGTCATGGTCCAGTTCGGCGGCCAGAACTCCGTAAACCTTGCTACCTCCATCGAGGAGAAGATCAAAGAGTACGGGCTGAAGACGAAGATTCTCGGGACATCGCCTGCAGCTATGGATCTTGCGGAGGATCGGGACCAGTTCAGCAGACTCCTTGAAAGGCTGGATATACCTTCTCCTGCGAACGGATCGGCACATTCGGAGACCGAGGCCATGCAGGTCGCAAAGAAGATCGGCTACCCGCTTCTCGTAAGGCCGTCGTATGTCCTCGGCGGAAGGGCGATGGAGCTTGTCCACGACGACATCGAGCTCAGGAATTATATCAAGGAGGCCGTGAAGGTCAGCCGGAAGCACCCGGTACTGCTCGACTCGTTCCTACAGAACGCGATCGAGATCGATGTCGATGCGGTATGCGACGGCGAGGATGTCCTCATCGGCGGAATAATGGAGCATATCGAGGAGGCCGGTGTTCACAGCGGCGATTCGGCATGCGTTATTCCGTCCCAGTCGCTGTCGAAGAATGTCATTGCGACGGTGAAGGACTACACGAGGAAGCTTGCGCTCGGTATCGGCGTCGTGGGCCTGATCAATATACAGTATGCGGTGAAGGACGAGGTCGTATATGTCCTAGAGGCAAACCCGCGTGCAAGCCGCACTGTTCCGTTCGTCTCGAAGGCGACCGGGATTCCGCTTGCAAAGATCGCTGCGAGGGTGATGACGGACGGGAAGCTGAAGACCTACGGGATCACAGAGAAGAAGCTCTCGCATGTATCCGTAAAGGAAGTCCTGCTTCCGTTCAACAAGCTTCCGGGCGTCGACATCACCCTGAGTCCTGAGATGAAGAGTACCGGCGAGGTAATGGGAATCGATTACGACTTCGGGCGGGCGTATTACAAGGCCTGCATCTCAGCTGAAAACCAGCTTCCGCTTGAAGGGAAGGTATTCATCTCGGCCGGAAGCGAGTTCAAGCAGGACTTCGTTCCGATAGCGAAGAAGCTCTGCTCTCTCGGCTTATCGATCGTCGGGACGAAAGGGACTGTCGAGACCCTTCGTGAGAACGGAATCGAGGCCGATCTTGTAAGAAAGGTCCAGGAAGGCTCTCCCAATGTCATAGACTTCATGAGGAGAGGCGAGATCAACCTGATCATCAACACCCCGTCGGGCAAATACTCGCGGCAGGATCACATGCAGATAATGAGGGCGGCACTCGACTACAATACCCCGTACATCACGACAATCCAGGCTGCAAAGGCGGCGGCGATGGCGATTGAGTCGATGAAGAAGGGCGATATCACGATCGAGCCGCTTTCGCATTATCATGAAAATTAA
- the carA gene encoding glutamine-hydrolyzing carbamoyl-phosphate synthase small subunit, with the protein MKELKAVLGFENGEFVTGRGFGAEGSCGGELVFTTQMSGYMEALTDPSYAGQILMFTYPLIGNYGVDFHNFQSPKVNAMGCVVHELCKRPTANTPLGQFFEENGLLGIEGIDTRQLTIKTRVDGTLRSALVVGDDNGEYAVDLAKKLKPISEIDLLSSVSCKEPYHIPGKGKKIAVIDLGIKKNIAISLLRRGADLYIFPYNSKPSDIEACDPDAIFITNGPGDPELATDAIECAKYFIGKKPVFGICMGNQVLGLAFGAKTYKMKFGHRGSNQPVRRSDGRIFITTQNHGFAVDQDSLPGECELYFENVNDGTLEGFCVPDLDVYCVQFHPEAFGGPRDTEAPIFDMMYGRIK; encoded by the coding sequence ATGAAGGAGTTAAAAGCTGTTCTGGGTTTTGAAAACGGGGAATTCGTTACGGGCAGGGGTTTTGGTGCCGAGGGCTCCTGCGGCGGCGAACTCGTCTTTACCACGCAAATGAGCGGGTATATGGAAGCGCTGACCGATCCGAGCTATGCAGGCCAGATCCTGATGTTCACCTATCCCCTGATCGGAAATTACGGTGTCGATTTCCACAATTTCCAGAGTCCGAAGGTCAACGCGATGGGATGCGTCGTCCACGAACTCTGCAAAAGGCCGACCGCGAATACGCCTCTCGGCCAGTTCTTCGAGGAGAACGGTCTTCTCGGCATAGAGGGGATCGACACGAGGCAGCTTACCATAAAAACCCGTGTGGACGGCACATTACGCTCGGCCCTTGTCGTTGGCGACGACAACGGTGAGTATGCCGTCGATCTCGCGAAAAAGCTGAAACCTATATCGGAGATCGATCTTCTAAGTTCGGTCTCCTGTAAAGAGCCCTATCATATTCCAGGCAAAGGGAAGAAGATAGCGGTAATCGATCTGGGAATAAAGAAAAACATTGCAATCTCTCTTTTGCGCCGCGGCGCCGATCTCTATATCTTTCCTTACAATTCAAAACCCTCTGATATCGAAGCGTGCGATCCCGATGCGATATTCATCACGAACGGTCCGGGCGACCCGGAACTTGCGACAGACGCGATCGAATGCGCCAAATACTTCATCGGGAAAAAACCCGTCTTCGGGATCTGCATGGGCAACCAGGTTCTCGGACTCGCGTTCGGTGCGAAGACATACAAGATGAAGTTCGGGCACAGGGGCTCCAACCAGCCGGTCCGGAGATCGGACGGCAGGATATTCATAACGACCCAGAATCACGGGTTCGCCGTCGATCAGGACAGTCTCCCCGGTGAGTGCGAACTCTACTTCGAGAATGTTAACGACGGAACCCTCGAGGGATTCTGTGTGCCGGACCTTGACGTATACTGCGTCCAGTTCCACCCCGAAGCGTTCGGAGGGCCGAGGGACACCGAAGCACCGATATTCGATATGATGTACGGGAGGATCAAATAA
- a CDS encoding PKD domain-containing protein produces the protein MIPDRGERTIALILFISVFVLAVPVAGETITIDNSSSIASALLCVGDSGTLILQPGIYFENSITLTNNTTITANISAGGSAADTIIDAVMGGRIFDTGAYSISVDSLSLRNGYADIGGAIYTTTGEVSINSSEFTNCSASQHGGAIDSNDIVTVNSSAFTDCSAANDGGAIYSYGSETAVHADNSTFTRCSGRNGGAIFSGLDDNPEIITSSTFINCTATNKGGAVYTNTGGGTTFESSTFTDCTAGSGRGGAIFSGGNSLLTIASSGFTNCTAGQGGAILSNSLNLTTITSSTFTNCSATNGGTIQTGEAVTLTISVSTFTGCSATGNGSAVNSDGAGTVTVTSSVFSDCSAGLHGGVIFSANDTITVDSSVFTGCSATNGGAIYSYLNTVTVNASTFTGCSADRGGAIFSANDNVTVNSSTLTDCTASLYGGAIGARLGSMHFSRIYNCSSGDPAVHSSESFNATNNWWGTNSDPSGFTSGPVTYTPWLVLGATADPVTIMTSETSVIRANLTHDVNGTDTSGSGFVPDGIPVKFDLVTGSASLSVTEGNITSGVNETVFTPATSIISTVNVTVDDQNVSVQILITPEASFYATPVSGTVPLTVSFTDTSTGSPTCWNWSFGDGEWSNTTNPGLKNVTHTYLSTGTYTVNLTVSNALGNDTESLAGYITVNTASSSVGTTSSGGGSNTNTGTGFTTDLEAGSSTSFDMDKGAVYMVTVTAGNDIQKLMITVQRSTSVPSSVGYTGTNVYEYEDAKLYYADASDVSGVTYYFKVEKNWLATSGYSYDDIVMMYYNEESGEWEKLATTFAGEDNTYYYYSADARSFSWLAITIFKGATIVPEGSEPASSHSNAYITQTDATTGTSSSSNVTAKSTVTSGNTTAQEEPRSWSSFAVPILLVLMLIIFIIIGLATRRKKDEYPEEWYEGRK, from the coding sequence GTGATACCGGACAGAGGGGAACGGACCATTGCATTAATCCTTTTCATTTCGGTTTTTGTCCTGGCTGTGCCCGTCGCCGGTGAGACTATCACAATCGACAATTCTTCTTCGATTGCCAGTGCTCTTCTTTGTGTCGGCGACAGCGGGACTCTCATCCTCCAGCCGGGTATATATTTCGAAAATTCGATAACCCTGACGAACAACACCACAATTACTGCCAACATATCGGCCGGCGGCAGTGCGGCGGATACGATCATCGACGCGGTGATGGGTGGAAGGATCTTTGATACCGGTGCCTATTCGATCTCAGTCGACAGCCTGAGTCTAAGGAACGGGTATGCAGATATCGGCGGTGCGATCTACACCACCACCGGTGAAGTAAGCATCAATTCATCCGAGTTCACAAACTGCTCGGCCAGCCAGCATGGCGGTGCAATCGATTCCAACGACATCGTAACCGTCAACTCTTCCGCATTCACAGACTGTTCGGCTGCAAACGACGGCGGCGCGATATATTCCTACGGCTCTGAAACTGCCGTACATGCTGACAACTCTACATTCACGCGCTGTTCCGGCAGAAACGGCGGCGCAATATTTTCCGGCCTGGACGATAATCCAGAGATCATAACCTCATCCACGTTCATAAACTGTACAGCTACAAATAAAGGCGGTGCGGTCTATACCAATACCGGCGGCGGCACAACCTTCGAATCGTCCACATTCACGGACTGCACTGCCGGAAGTGGCAGGGGCGGTGCAATATTTTCCGGCGGCAACTCTCTTTTAACTATTGCCTCATCGGGTTTTACAAACTGCACAGCCGGACAAGGAGGTGCGATCCTGTCCAACTCTCTTAATTTAACAACCATTACATCATCAACATTCACAAACTGCTCGGCTACAAACGGCGGCACGATCCAAACCGGCGAAGCAGTCACCCTAACCATCAGCGTATCCACGTTCACGGGCTGTTCGGCCACCGGCAACGGGAGCGCAGTCAACTCCGACGGCGCCGGTACCGTAACAGTTACCTCCTCCGTATTCTCGGACTGCTCGGCCGGCCTGCACGGCGGCGTAATTTTTTCTGCCAACGATACCATAACTGTGGATTCTTCCGTGTTCACAGGCTGTTCGGCTACAAACGGCGGCGCGATATATTCCTATCTTAACACTGTAACCGTCAACGCCTCGACTTTCACGGGCTGCTCGGCAGACAGGGGCGGTGCGATCTTTTCCGCCAATGATAACGTGACCGTCAATTCCTCTACGCTCACAGACTGCACGGCATCCCTTTACGGCGGTGCGATCGGTGCCCGCCTCGGCAGCATGCACTTCTCCCGGATCTACAACTGTAGTTCAGGGGACCCTGCTGTGCATTCTTCCGAATCCTTCAATGCGACGAACAACTGGTGGGGGACTAACAGCGACCCGTCAGGATTTACATCAGGACCGGTCACGTACACCCCGTGGCTCGTCCTCGGGGCGACAGCCGATCCTGTTACAATAATGACCAGCGAGACCTCCGTCATCAGGGCGAACCTGACACACGACGTAAACGGCACCGACACATCGGGCAGCGGTTTCGTCCCCGACGGAATCCCTGTGAAGTTCGATCTTGTAACCGGTTCCGCAAGCCTGTCGGTTACTGAAGGAAACATAACCTCCGGTGTAAACGAAACAGTCTTTACACCAGCCACCTCCATAATTTCAACAGTCAACGTCACCGTCGACGATCAGAACGTAAGCGTTCAGATTTTGATAACACCGGAGGCGTCGTTTTACGCCACACCGGTATCCGGAACCGTTCCGCTCACAGTATCGTTCACCGATACGTCCACGGGATCTCCGACCTGCTGGAACTGGTCGTTCGGCGACGGCGAATGGTCCAATACCACCAACCCCGGCTTAAAAAATGTTACACATACATACCTGTCGACAGGAACTTATACGGTCAACCTGACAGTCAGCAATGCATTGGGAAATGACACAGAATCACTGGCCGGTTACATTACAGTTAATACGGCTTCTTCATCTGTAGGCACCACCTCCTCCGGGGGAGGATCGAACACCAACACAGGAACGGGTTTTACGACCGATCTTGAAGCTGGAAGCAGTACATCCTTCGATATGGATAAAGGTGCGGTATATATGGTCACGGTCACAGCCGGAAACGACATTCAAAAACTGATGATAACAGTCCAGAGAAGCACCTCGGTTCCCTCATCGGTAGGATATACGGGTACTAACGTCTACGAGTACGAGGATGCAAAACTCTATTATGCCGACGCCTCTGACGTTTCCGGGGTGACTTATTATTTTAAGGTGGAAAAGAACTGGCTGGCAACCAGCGGCTATAGTTACGACGACATAGTAATGATGTATTATAATGAAGAATCAGGAGAATGGGAGAAACTGGCGACTACTTTCGCCGGCGAGGACAATACATATTATTATTACAGTGCGGACGCCCGGTCATTCTCGTGGCTTGCAATCACTATATTCAAAGGTGCAACAATCGTTCCGGAAGGATCTGAACCTGCTTCATCCCACTCTAATGCTTACATTACACAAACCGATGCAACAACAGGTACCTCTTCGTCGTCCAACGTGACAGCCAAATCAACCGTAACTTCAGGCAATACAACTGCTCAAGAAGAACCGCGATCATGGTCGTCCTTTGCAGTCCCAATATTACTTGTTCTCATGCTCATTATATTCATAATCATCGGGCTGGCAACGCGCAGGAAAAAAGATGAATATCCCGAAGAATGGTATGAAGGCCGGAAATAA